The sequence below is a genomic window from Paenibacillus silvisoli.
CCAGCCCGAAGGGCATTGGACCGTCGTTCAAAATACCGTTCACCCATTGCGTCAACGGCAGCGGCTGCGCTTCGGGCAACCGGTAGGGTGAAATCCAGCCCTGCAGCGGAGAATCGGCATGCTTGGATGCGACTTGCACGCTGTCCCCGGAGACGATGAGCGTTCCTTCCGTTCCGTACAGCTCAAACGCCGGCGGCGTCCGGTATGTGACCAGACTGGTTTCCAACAGCGCGACCGCATTGTTCGCGAACTCGATCGAGCATTGCGCGTTGTCTTCAACTGCACGGCCCGTGAAATGGTTGAACATGGACGTGATGCGCTTCGGCTGGCCGAGCAGCCAGCTTGCCAGGTACATCGGGTGGCAGCCGAGATCCATCATGGCGCCTCCGCCCGCTAGTTTTTCGTCGTACCAGTAGTCGGGCAGCCAATTACGGAGGGCACCGTCATGGCCATTTCGAATGCGCAGCAGCGTGATAGCGCCAAGCAGGCCGTCGTCCAGCAGCTGCTTGGCGAACAGATGATGCGGTCTAGTCCGGGCGGGGAACGAAATGCAGAACTTGACGCCCGCCTGCCGGACGGCCGCCGAAATCAATTCGCATTCCGCGACGGTAAGCGCCATCGCTTTCTCGGTGAAAATATGCTTGCCCGCGTTCGCGGCGGCGATCATCACTTCGGCGTGCATGCTCGTCGGCGCGTCGACGACTACGGCGTCCACGTCTTCCCTGCGGAGCAGCGCGTCCAGGTCGGATTCGAACCCGGCTCCGAGTTCGCCCGCCCACACCCTTCCCCGTTCTGTGTTTTCATCCCATACGGCGGAAATGTTAACGTTTCCAAGCGTTTGCAGGTGTTTGGCGTACCCGTCGGCATGAACATGCCACTTGCTGAGCATGGCGACATTTAGCATTCGAGAATCCCCTCCAAGTCCTTGTTATGAAACGGCGGCTCGCTGCTTATTCGACTTTGGGTGCATGCGTCTTGCAATGGCTAGCCAGTGCGAGCAGTCATACAGTGGAAGCGTTCAATTCATGGGAGCAATCAGGTCAGTCCCCACGCGTCGCTTCTCCCAGAATATATCATGTATAAATAATATGAACAATAATATAAACGGACAGAAAAACCATGAGATCGCGACGAAAAAGACAACACTAATAAGCTGCCGGTAATAACGGCAGCTTTATTTGGCAT
It includes:
- a CDS encoding Gfo/Idh/MocA family protein is translated as MLNVAMLSKWHVHADGYAKHLQTLGNVNISAVWDENTERGRVWAGELGAGFESDLDALLRREDVDAVVVDAPTSMHAEVMIAAANAGKHIFTEKAMALTVAECELISAAVRQAGVKFCISFPARTRPHHLFAKQLLDDGLLGAITLLRIRNGHDGALRNWLPDYWYDEKLAGGGAMMDLGCHPMYLASWLLGQPKRITSMFNHFTGRAVEDNAQCSIEFANNAVALLETSLVTYRTPPAFELYGTEGTLIVSGDSVQVASKHADSPLQGWISPYRLPEAQPLPLTQWVNGILNDGPMPFGLEDGTKLTELLETAYIAHRERRTVEFKQPGGM